From the genome of Vibrio gangliei, one region includes:
- a CDS encoding DUF2303 family protein — translation MEKSAIVQIQESANIPNLLEQLGQAGFPVAALPDSFQVHDLERFMPNRNQFRGKMNTANIVEFVRYHEEYQTEGNQCFIDAEHMSAKTIFDLGTTTVPGHCVHTASLNLRKTAAFQALLNKNGDRLTQKQLAEWVEDYSDFIQVFSTTGDLIENSVASAAVRNMKFEAKAGRESNVDDFSHHQSEYESIAVRTKEEFPMPAVFKFTCEPYLGLDSRSFEMRMSTIGNETLVLRIKKLEQHEEEMGEEFKEKLQAKFLEDEIDITTFIGSFAS, via the coding sequence ATGGAAAAGTCAGCCATTGTACAAATCCAAGAATCAGCAAACATTCCAAACTTACTCGAGCAATTAGGTCAAGCAGGTTTTCCTGTTGCTGCTCTGCCTGATTCATTTCAAGTACATGACCTTGAGCGATTCATGCCAAATCGCAACCAATTCCGCGGCAAGATGAACACGGCAAACATTGTTGAGTTCGTCCGCTACCATGAAGAATACCAAACCGAAGGCAATCAATGTTTCATCGATGCTGAGCACATGTCAGCTAAAACTATTTTCGATTTGGGTACAACTACGGTACCTGGTCATTGTGTTCACACTGCATCACTAAACCTACGAAAAACAGCAGCCTTTCAAGCGTTGCTCAATAAAAACGGTGATCGACTAACTCAAAAGCAACTGGCCGAATGGGTAGAAGATTACAGCGATTTCATTCAGGTGTTCTCAACTACTGGCGACCTTATTGAAAATTCAGTGGCGTCAGCGGCAGTTCGAAACATGAAGTTTGAAGCGAAAGCTGGTCGTGAATCTAATGTTGATGATTTTAGCCATCACCAGTCGGAATACGAGTCAATTGCGGTTCGAACCAAAGAAGAATTCCCAATGCCGGCTGTCTTCAAGTTTACTTGTGAACCGTACCTTGGTTTGGATTCTCGTTCCTTTGAAATGCGGATGAGCACCATCGGTAATGAAACCTTAGTGTTACGTATTAAAAAGCTTGAGCAACATGAAGAAGAAATGGGCGAAGAATTCAAAGAAAAACTTCAAGCCAAGTTCTTAGAAGATGAAATTGATATCACGACTTTCATTGGCTCGTTTGCCAGCTAA
- a CDS encoding 3'-5' exonuclease, with amino-acid sequence MKHQNVTIDLETLDTETTAKILSIGIVPFNWGEQVSFEELCNRPASLYIKIKMSDYDYPHLNFTESQTTREWWEMQGEKARHVLEESNLDVPLLAALAIIKEHLGEHVEPIQKDGGQIFCRGYDFDGGILNHAFKQCDLSTPWGYNRFRCVRTVIDTLAGTRNGYVKEDNPDGFIHHHALHDAAKDTLSMITLEMGRR; translated from the coding sequence ATGAAACACCAAAACGTAACCATCGACCTAGAAACACTCGATACTGAAACCACCGCTAAGATCTTAAGCATCGGTATCGTGCCATTTAACTGGGGCGAGCAAGTCAGCTTTGAAGAACTCTGCAACCGCCCTGCTAGTTTGTATATCAAAATTAAAATGAGCGATTACGACTACCCTCACCTTAACTTCACTGAATCACAAACAACTCGTGAATGGTGGGAAATGCAAGGTGAAAAAGCTCGCCACGTTTTAGAAGAAAGTAATCTCGATGTTCCGTTATTGGCAGCACTAGCAATAATAAAGGAACACCTAGGTGAACACGTTGAACCAATCCAAAAAGATGGTGGGCAAATCTTCTGCCGGGGCTATGACTTCGATGGCGGCATCCTCAATCATGCATTTAAACAATGCGACCTATCAACACCATGGGGTTACAACCGCTTCCGTTGTGTTCGCACCGTTATCGACACACTAGCCGGCACTCGAAACGGGTACGTGAAAGAAGATAATCCCGATGGATTCATTCACCACCACGCGCTTCACGATGCAGCAAAAGACACATTAAGCATGATCACTTTAGAAATGGGGAGACGGTGA
- a CDS encoding DUF7694 domain-containing protein → MKLKPFKKIHHSNFPPERNRKHPHHVYQSSQYLVQIYLESESLTRITVNSVKRKGNNWQDGITFDELQAIKSAVGYGDSCAVEVYPEDNELINDANMRHLWVLNERPDFAWTRKKNARRI, encoded by the coding sequence ATGAAACTAAAACCATTTAAGAAAATCCATCACTCAAACTTCCCACCAGAGCGAAACAGAAAGCACCCTCACCACGTTTACCAAAGCAGCCAATATTTAGTGCAAATCTACCTAGAGAGCGAATCACTTACTCGCATCACTGTGAACAGTGTTAAGCGCAAAGGTAACAACTGGCAAGACGGGATTACGTTTGACGAACTGCAAGCGATTAAATCAGCGGTTGGTTATGGTGATAGTTGCGCTGTTGAAGTTTACCCAGAGGATAACGAACTCATTAATGATGCGAACATGCGTCACTTATGGGTTTTAAATGAGCGCCCTGATTTTGCATGGACTCGAAAAAAGAATGCGAGGCGGATATGA